DNA from Anaerolineae bacterium:
GTAAAATGAAGCAGGGCTGGCACCGCACTTCGCCCAGCGCAACCGTGTCGAAGGGCGCCCTGTGAAAGGGGTTTTACCATGAAATCCATGCTCCAAGCCGAGGTCAGTGCCTTCCGATTCGCCGGCGGGGTCAGCCGCGAGGACGCGGGCCATGTCTGGATGCCGGCGCGACAGCTCACCATCCCGGAGCGCTCCATCAAAGGACAGCTCCTCATCTTTGTGGACCTGCCCGATTCCGTCGGCGAGGTATCCCAGCTCCGCCAGCAGGTCATCCAAACCATCCGCAAAACATATCTTCAGACCCACGGCACCATCACCACCAGCCTGCGGAGCGCCATGCTGGCCGCCAACCAGCTTTTGCTGACGCAGAACCTACAATCCGGCTATGAATCCCAGCATGATGCCTCGGTCTGCTGTCTGGTACTGCGCGATCAGGAGGCCCTCATCGCCCGCGCCGGCCCCATCGCCGTATACCATCTGCGGGGCACCGCCTGGAAGCGCTATCACGACCGGGAAGCCGGCGCCCTTATCCCCCTCGGTCTGCGCAAGGAGCCAGAGATCGCCTTCCACCACCTGTCCATTGCCCCGGGCGATCAGCTCCTGGTGCTGGATCAGAAGGGCACCCAGGCCTTCGCCGACATGCAGGTACGCGCGCCGGCCGAGGTGCTGGCCAGTGCCGCCCTGCGCGCCGCCGGCCAGCAGGTGGACTTCTCCGCTATGTTGATAGAATTCACCGGAGGCGAAGCTCGACCCACGGCCGCCGCGCCGCGTCCGGCGGAGAAGGCGCCGGCCGCGCCCCCACCGGAGGGCGAGCCGGCCGCTCCCACACGCCGCCGCGCCGCCGCCAGGCCATCCGCCCGGCCATCCAGGCCGCAGGCCGGCGGCGAAACTGCGCGGCCGGCCGCCGCACGGGCCGGCTGGGACCTGCGCCGCATCGCCATCATCACTGCTGTCCTCATCCCCCTGCTGGTGATTGGCGCCGTGCTGGGCTACAACGGCTACCAGCGCTATCAGACCCGCCGCGCCTTTGAAAGCGCGCTGGACACCGCCCTGGAAAATTACCGCACCGCCTCGACCACCACGGACCAAGATATCGCCAAGTCCGCCCTGCGCGAGGCACAGAAGCACCTGGAGGAAGCGCTAACCATTCAGCCGGAGGAACCGGAGGCAGTGCGACTGCAAAAGGAGCTTCTGCTCCTGCAGGACAAGCTGTACAAGGTGACGCCCATCTACTTCATGCCGGAGCTGTTCCGCTTTGTGGACCCGGCCAGCAAGCCGGCGCGCCTGGTGGTGCACGACCGCGATATCTTCGTGTTGGATGCCGGCCGGGGAGTGATCACTCTTCACCGCCTGAACGAGACACGTGACGGCCTTCAGCCGGGCGCGGAGGCGGCGGAGATACTGCGCAAGGGCCAGCAGGTCGGGACAGTGGTGGCCGGCAACCTGATTGACCTCACCTGGGTGCCGGCCGGCGGAAGCCGCCCCTATGACGCCCTGTGCGTGCTGGACGCCGGCGGCAACCTGTTCATGTACGCCAACAGCCAGCTCTCCGCCCAAACCCTGCCCAACAGCGGCGATTTGAAGGCGCCGCTCCTGCTGGACGATTTCACTGAGGCGCGCATATATGTGCTGGACAGCGCCGGCCATCAGATTTACCGCTACATCGCCGGCGAAAATGGCTATACCCAGCCGCCGGATGCCTACTTCCCACCCGACACCCCTGTCAACATGACCGGCGTGCGGGATATGTCGATTGATGGCGACATCTGGCTGTTGTTCGATGATCGCGTGGAGCGCTATCAGGCCGGCAAGCGGGTGGACTTCGCCCTGCAGGGGCTGGACCAGCCGCTGAGCGGCCCCACCGCCCTACAGGCCTCGTTCGACGAGGCGACCGGCCTGGCCGGCGATAACCTGTACATCGCCGACACCGGCGAAGGCCGCATCCTGCAGTTTACCAAGGCCGGCCAGTTCGTGCGTCAGTTCCGCCCACGCCAGGGCAATCCCTTCCAGGACCTCCGCGATTTCTTCCTGGACGAGGCCAAGGGCAAGCTTATCTTCCTGGCCGGCAGTTCCCTGTACCTGGCGGATGTTCCCAGGGAGTAAATTTGGCGGAAACGCGTCTTGAGCTATAATGTGCATGTACGCCGCGGTCTCATCCTGACCGCGGCATTCCAATCTTGGCAAGCGTTCGACCCGGCAGGTCACGGGCCGCGGAGGGTTTACCGCGATGCGCATCGAAGAATCACATCAGGGTACGCACGGCCGGCCGCTCTGGCTCGTGCTGGGGAGTATTGCGGCACTGCTGGCCGTCGCCCTGGTCATATACACCACCTACGGCGTGTACACTATCGTCCGCACCACCGTGGCGGAGATGACCAATCTCCCTTCCGTCGAGATACTGAAGGAACAGGCGGGGTTGTCCTCGTTCCTGCCGGCGCCCACCCAGGCCGCCGGCGGGGAGGTAGCTCCCACCGTCCAGGCCGGCGAGGGCACCCCACCCCCGACCACAGAGCCGCTCCTGCAGAAGCGCATCAACATCCTCCTGCTGGGCATTGACCAGCGCCCGGGAGAGACCGGTCCCTTCCGCACCGACAGCATGATCGTGGTCACCATTGACCCGGAGTCCGGCGCGGTCGGCATGCTCTCCATCCCCCGAGACCTGTGGGTGCCCATCCCGGGATATGGGGAGAACCGCATCAATACCGCTCACTTCCTGGGCGATTTGCACAAATACCCAGGGGGAGGGCCGGCCCTGGCCAAGAAAACCGTCTCGTACAACTTCGGCTTCCCGGTCCATTACTACGTGCGGGTCAACTTCGAGGGCTTCCGACGCATGATTGACATGATCGGCGGGATAGATATTGACGTGCCGCATGAGATTCGGGACGACCAGTATCCCGACGAGAACTACGGCTACGACCCGCTGTACATCCCCGCCGGCCGCATCCACATGGACGGCGACCTGGCGCTCAAATACGCCCGCACCCGAAAAACGGACAACGACTTCGAGCGGGCGCGCCGGCAACAGCAGATCATCCTCGCCGTGCGCGACAAGGTGCTCAGCCTGAACCTGCTCCCCTCCCTGATCCCCAAGATCCCGGAGCTCCTGCGCACCCTGTCCGATTCCATCCAGACCGATATTCCGATGGACGAGCTGATCATGCTCGCACGGCTGGCGCGCGACCTCAACACCGAGAACATCAAGACCGCCGTGATTGACGAGACGATGACGGTCCCGCAGACGACGCCCACCGGCGCCTATGTCCTTCTGCCGATTCGGGAGAAGATCCGCCCGGTAGTGGATGACCTGTTCCTCTCCCCGCTCCCTACGGTAGCACCCAAGCGCTAGCGCAAACGGGGCGGCCTATTGAGCCGCCCCGTTCCTGTCTGCACCTACACACTGCCTTGGATGATCGCCGCCAGTTCCGCCGGCGTCACCCCCGGCGATTCGATGCGGTTCTGCTCGTAAAAGGCCTGGATGACATTCTGCACCTGGGCCATCGGCACCCCCTCCAGCGCCTTCTCCAGTTCGACCAGCTTCTGTTCGGGGTAGAAGAAAAAGTCGCCCGTGATCCAGGCCGAGTGGATAACCTCATCCTTTACTTCCAACGTGGCGCGCACCAGTCCGCCGGGAGTCTTATAAACGCGCTGGACGACGTGCACGCCGGCGGCGATCTTTACCTCCCGCTCCTCGGGGCGCGTCGGCCGGCTCCGCCCAAAGATCCACTCATCGCTGAGGAACTGCGGCCGCAGAGCATCGGCCAGCTCCCGCACCTCCGCCGGC
Protein-coding regions in this window:
- a CDS encoding LCP family protein; this encodes MRIEESHQGTHGRPLWLVLGSIAALLAVALVIYTTYGVYTIVRTTVAEMTNLPSVEILKEQAGLSSFLPAPTQAAGGEVAPTVQAGEGTPPPTTEPLLQKRINILLLGIDQRPGETGPFRTDSMIVVTIDPESGAVGMLSIPRDLWVPIPGYGENRINTAHFLGDLHKYPGGGPALAKKTVSYNFGFPVHYYVRVNFEGFRRMIDMIGGIDIDVPHEIRDDQYPDENYGYDPLYIPAGRIHMDGDLALKYARTRKTDNDFERARRQQQIILAVRDKVLSLNLLPSLIPKIPELLRTLSDSIQTDIPMDELIMLARLARDLNTENIKTAVIDETMTVPQTTPTGAYVLLPIREKIRPVVDDLFLSPLPTVAPKR